In Spirosoma sp. KUDC1026, the sequence GCGCCGGACGTAACGGTTATCTCCGTATTCGGATCAAAACGAACGTTATACAGAGCTTCCGTTTTTCGGGCCAGGGCTTCCCGCAGGGCTGGTACGCCGGTCATGGGTGCGTACTGATTGAATCCCTGGCGCATATACTGGTCCACCAGCGCCACCAGTTCGGGCGAGCAGTCGAAACCGGGAAAGCCCTGCGAGAGATTAATCGCCCCCGTTTCGGCCGCCAGCGCCGACATGACGGTAAAAATGGTAGTACCAACGTTCGGGAGTTTGGACGGCAGGAACATGAGCAACGGGTCGGATAAAATCAGTACGGGCTGCAAATATATTCCCCGGCGCCCAATCTAGTTGCTTTTCCCGCCGTCACGCTCCGTACGCGATGAGTTGTTTTCTGGTTAATAAGCCTTTTATTAGCACTTCATCCTATCCGTTCAATTCATCCCAACGCCTAATGAAGCTTTTTTTTTGTTTCCTGACCTGTTGGCGTCTGATCAGTGCACCAACTGTCTCTTTCGGTCAGACCCGCGACACGCTAGCGACCGCTGGGGCACCAGCTACGTCAAGTGCTTTAGCCTCCTCTGCTCCAATAGGCAATAGTAATGGAGGAAGCTACTCTCCTATCTACTACGTTCTCGAGTTTGGTTTGCTCTGTTTGCTCATAAGTTTTGTTGGTGCCGGGGTCATTTTTGTTCTGGCTGGCTTGTTATGTATAATGGTGTTGGTCGTCTTTGGTCTTTTATCAAGCTCGCTATTAGTTGGTTTACACAAACGATCCCTGACAACGGGAATCAATCTGTTTATCATGATATTCGCAGTATTATGCGGTCTGGCTATGGGAGGGCCGGGACTTTGGCTGATAAACTCGCAAACTAACTGGCTGACATCCGATAAAGCTCTTATCGGTGGCCTTTTTTGCGGTTTATTCGCCGGTGTACTACTGGGCCTGGTTGTTTGCAACCTATTGAACCGACTCATCCAATTCGCCAGAGTACGGCTTAATCGGTTGTGAGACTTATGACTTCGTCGGAAACCAGCTGAGCGTTGCCCGCTCCAGATCAACGAAGCCCAGTGATTCGTAGAGCTTTCGGGCCCGGTCATTGTATTTCTCAACCTGCATGGTTACGGATACTAGTCCCAGTTGAGGGGCTTTTTGCTGAATCTGTTCCAGCGCAAACCGGCCCAAGCCTGAACGTCGATAAGCTTCCCGAACGTACAATTCATCAACCCGCGCTTCCCGTCCACCAAACTCAAAAATGAAGCTGTTGGTCAGTGCTAGGTAGCCCGCATCCTGATCATCGAGACGAATCAGCCAGATTGATCCCAGGTGTGGATTAGCCAGAAAATCAGCGACCATAACTCGATGTTTCGGTTCGTCGAATGGGTAATCGAAGTAGTAATAAAACTCTGCCATCAGCGGCATCAGGCGGTTCAGGTCAGCCTTTGTTGTCGGTTGTAACGATACGTTCATAAGGTCAATCTTTGATCAGACAGCTAACGTTGTGTTTGCTCAAAGATTGATAAACAACGATCAGGTCGTCTCTATCCCGCAACATTAGTCAATCCAGTGTTAGTCAAAAAGCCTTTGGTAAATGGCTATCCATTTGCTGTGGAATCCGGCCGTGCTGTTCATCAATGGGGTATCTACGTCTTTTATGAACAACCCTGCTACCCATTACGTCTCTTTGATCAAAACATTATTGTTAGCACTGCTCATTACAGGCTGCTCGAACCACCATAACTCCTCCTATTTATCAGCAACCTGGATCGGTGATAGTCTTGAAGCCATGTGGATAGGCGATGTGGCCGACACCAGCGCCCGGCAACACCAGCTTTCCAACGCGCAGGGCATGACATTATCTGTTTCGCTACGTACTGACAGTACTTTACTGGAGTTTCGAACGCCCGTCTCGGTGCTAAAAAAACATGCTCCGGCGGGTTCGTTTAAGCAGTACACGCTGGCAATTAGTCAACAGACCGACCGTTCGCTGACGCTTATTCCCGTCTCAGACGAAGCCTGCGCCTTTTTTGGCAATAAGCACAGGTTAGTTTTTCGAAAGCAGTCGTTGGTTATCGATAGTGAGATCCGTTTCGAAAAAATCATTTTCCACACGACTGAATGTTTCGGTACCTGTTCGGTTTTTCATCTGGAGATCGACAGCGCCAGCCGGTTCAGGCAGCATACCGAAGTTCGGTACAGACAAGCCAACTGCTACTCCACCCGGGAAGGATACTTTACGGGTACTATGCCAAATAATACGTACCAAAAGCTCATGACGGCCATCAGAACGAGCCACCTGCGCCAGCTTACCTCCGACTCCGACGACATGCTGTGTTGCGACGCGCCCATTGGCACGATCATTCTTTACGCTAACGGCCAGCGTACATCGTTCCGATCCATGTTTCCTCCGATCGTCGTCCAGAATCTGGTCAATGTTCTATATCAGATTGCCAGAGAGCAAGCGGGAACGCGCACCAGTACACCATTCGTTCTCGAAGGCTGGAATGGCAAACCTTCCACCGATCTGGGTAACGTTGTAGACCAATAAGATGGTGCAGTTATAACTCCAACCTATAATTTTATAGTATTTCACAAATAAAAAATTGAAATATATTTTTCATTTAAAGGATTAAGCATAAATTTACCCGTCGAAGTTATTCAGCTTCGACTCGAGTAAATTCGGGACTTGACCTGCTTCATCCGTATAGCTTGATGAGTACCAAGAAAACGTCCCTGAAGGACATTGCCCAGCGGGCTGGGGTTTCGTCAGCACTGGTATCATACGTACTGAACGGTAAGGAAAAAGAAAGCCGCGTTGGTCAGGAGATTGCCCGCAAGATTAAAGATATTGCGGCCGAGCTGAACTACCAGCCCAACCACCTGGCCAAAAGCCTGCGCAGTGGAAAGACACACACGATTGGATTAATTATTGCCGATATATCGAACCCGTTTTTTGCCAACATCGCCCGGGTTGTTGAAGACGAAGCCAAGCGAAACGGCTATACAGTCATCATCGGGAGTTCGGACGAACGGGCCGACAAGTCTGAGGACTTACTGAACGTTTTGATAAACCGGCAGGTCGATGGCTTTATCATCGTCTCGTCGGAGGGTTCCGAAGGACAGAGTCAGTACCTGAAAGAGCGAGGCATTCCATTTGTGCTCCTGGACCGGTATTTTCCGGAACTGGAAACCAACTATGTGTCAACCGATCACTACAGAGCGTCTTATGAAGCAGGTGTTCACTTAATCAACAACAACTACCACCGTATTGGCATGCTGGCCTACAATTCGCAGATGTTCCATATGCAGGAGCGGATACGGGGTTATTGGGATGCGCTTCGGGATCATGGCATTTCCTTCAAATCAGCTTGGCTAAAGCCAGTGAACCTAAGCCAGATCGAGCAGGAAGTTCGGAGTGCTATTGACGACCTTCGCTCCCCCGAGATAGCCGTCGACGCGGTTATTTTCGCAACCTACAGTCTGGCACTGAACGCGCTGAAATACATCAATGAACTCCAGATAAACGTACCGGAAGACCTGGCGATCGTTAGTTTTGGTCAGGCCGAAGTCTTTGAGCTGTATTACTGCCCTATTACCTATGTTAGGCAACCCATTGGCCTGC encodes:
- a CDS encoding GNAT family N-acetyltransferase yields the protein MNVSLQPTTKADLNRLMPLMAEFYYYFDYPFDEPKHRVMVADFLANPHLGSIWLIRLDDQDAGYLALTNSFIFEFGGREARVDELYVREAYRRSGLGRFALEQIQQKAPQLGLVSVTMQVEKYNDRARKLYESLGFVDLERATLSWFPTKS
- a CDS encoding DUF6438 domain-containing protein; the encoded protein is MAIHLLWNPAVLFINGVSTSFMNNPATHYVSLIKTLLLALLITGCSNHHNSSYLSATWIGDSLEAMWIGDVADTSARQHQLSNAQGMTLSVSLRTDSTLLEFRTPVSVLKKHAPAGSFKQYTLAISQQTDRSLTLIPVSDEACAFFGNKHRLVFRKQSLVIDSEIRFEKIIFHTTECFGTCSVFHLEIDSASRFRQHTEVRYRQANCYSTREGYFTGTMPNNTYQKLMTAIRTSHLRQLTSDSDDMLCCDAPIGTIILYANGQRTSFRSMFPPIVVQNLVNVLYQIAREQAGTRTSTPFVLEGWNGKPSTDLGNVVDQ
- a CDS encoding LacI family DNA-binding transcriptional regulator, translating into MSTKKTSLKDIAQRAGVSSALVSYVLNGKEKESRVGQEIARKIKDIAAELNYQPNHLAKSLRSGKTHTIGLIIADISNPFFANIARVVEDEAKRNGYTVIIGSSDERADKSEDLLNVLINRQVDGFIIVSSEGSEGQSQYLKERGIPFVLLDRYFPELETNYVSTDHYRASYEAGVHLINNNYHRIGMLAYNSQMFHMQERIRGYWDALRDHGISFKSAWLKPVNLSQIEQEVRSAIDDLRSPEIAVDAVIFATYSLALNALKYINELQINVPEDLAIVSFGQAEVFELYYCPITYVRQPIGLLGQKAVELLMREFKHRQSPISQLLMEAELVVRASSKAK